The Sulfurospirillum diekertiae genomic sequence CATAAAAGGTAGCAATCTTTCTCATCGATCCAACCTGATAAAGTTGGGCACAATATGTCACAGCAAAAAAGTTAAGCTTTGAAAATCTCTTATTTTAGGGGGGGGGGTGAAGTAGTGGCCGGGAGAGAGGGATTTAAAAGGCATCAATTTTCTATATTATACATTTTGTAAAATAATCATCAAAATAGCGTATTTTAGGCATTAAGAAAACTTTCTCAATTTCCAATAATATGTTATTATTCCAATAAAAATTAAAATCTTGTGGGGAATGAGTGGGGAAGATTTTAATAAATACGGATTATTGAAAAATGGCAAAAAGAGAAAAAACACAGTTTAGCGGCGTATATTATATAACAACTATCACCAATGACAAAGAAGACAAAATCTATTATATCCGGTATCGAGATGGCAATAATCAAGCTCGAGAATTAAAGGTCGGAAAGCATAGTGAAGGTGTACGTGCAAATTACTGTAATCAAAAGCGCAATGAAATTCTCACAAAACAACGCTTAGGTGAAGATCTTCCGGCAATCGCCATTAAAAAGAAAAAGCACATCATCACTTTAGATATGGCAGCAGAAAAGTTCTTCAAAGAACGTGAGATGCAAAATAAAGATAATGCGCATACCCAATCAAAGTACAATAACTGGATCGCTCCAGAGCTTGGTAAAATGGATATTGATTTGATCGGGCTTGAGGAAGTCAGAGGGTTGCAAGAGAGCCTGGTGAAAAAAGAGTATGCAGCAGCCACGATTAACTTTACGATTAATCTTTTGCATGCAATCGTCAACTACGCGATTGAAAATAAACTATCGACGACTATTCAAAATCCCACAAAAAAGCTCAAGCAATTGAAAGTCGATAATGCTCGAGATCGATATTTGACAAAAGAAGAGTGCCAGAGGCTCTTAGAGGCCGTTGAAGATGAAGCCGTACTCAGATTATTCGTGCGCTTGAGTTTGAGTACTGGAGGGCGATTAGAGACGATCTTGAGTATATGCAAAAAAGATATTGACTTCACCAATAAAATAATTGCGCTAAAGGATCATAAAAACGCCTCTTCGTATCGTGGATTTATCAATAATGATCTCACAAGTTATGTAAATGAATACTGTAAGGATCTAAAACCAAACGATAAATTGATCACAATGCCGGTACGTACACTTAGAAGACAACTCTCAAATATTTTCGCAGATCTTTTTAACGCAGATTTAGATAAAAACGATAGAAAAAATCGAGTCGTCATTCATACCTTGAGACATACGTTTGCAAGCTTATTAGCGATTCAAGGAACGCCAAATTTTTACGATTCAAAAGCTAATGAATCACCAAGATATCAAGACTACTCTCCGCTACGCGAAATTAAGCCCAGAGAGTGGTAGAGGAGCTGTAGAAGGATTGGAATTTTAGGATAATAAGATTTTCAATAATTTATTGACTGTAAAACAAAAAGTACTATATAAGTATAGAAAATATTTTTTAATCTTAGAGTACGTTGAAATAGTGTTATAATTCATGATCCTTTCAAATAATGAAGATCTAATCTATAAAAAATGGATAAATATATAGTTTTTAAATAATAAAGATTTATTTTGAATCGCTTTTGAGGAAATAATATGAGCTTTTTTTCGACATCGCCCCTTAGATATCCAGGTGGAAAAGGAAAACTTGGTCCGTGGTTAGGCGAGCTAATGAGACATAATAATATTAGTGGTGGTAGTTATATTGAGCCCTATGCAGGTGGTGCAGGTGCAGCACTTTATTTACTCTTTTCGGGGTATGTTAATCATATTATTATCAATGACGCAGATAAAGCAATTTATGCAATGTGGCATTCAATTATTCATAAAACAGAATATTTTTTACAGAAAATGAATGAAACACCAGTTACTATGGATAGTTGGTATAAACAAAAAGACATTATAAATAATCCAGAGTCTCACTCTTTATTAGATTATGGTTTTGCAGCTTTTTTTCTTAACAGAACTAATATTTCAGGAGTTGTCAAAGGGGGAGCTATTGGAGGGAAACAACAGCTTGGAAACTATAAAATAGATGCAAGATTTAATAAGGTAGATTTAGCAAAGCGCATTCAAAGAATAGCTGGATATAAAAATAGTATAGAAGTTCATAATTTGGATGCCTTAGATTTAATAGATATGATATCAGATGGAAAGATGTTAAAAAAGTCAATGTTTTACTTTGATCCACCGTATTATGTAAAAGGTAGCCAGCTTTATAGAAACCATTATAAGCATGATGATCATGTTTTAATAGCAGAAAAAATACAAGCGCTAAAGACTCCTTGGCTTGTTACATATGATAATTGTGAACCAATAAAAAAAAATATATCAGAATTCTAATAATGGTGAATTTTCTCTTAGATACTCTGCAAGCCAAAAGGTTAAAGAACTCGCTACGGAACTCATTTTTTATGGCAATATGACACTACATAAGCTGCCATCTCTAACGCAAATCATTTAAGTATTCCAACATTCTGTAACATAAAACTCAATTTCATCCCAAAATGCATTTAAAGTTTGATAGTCTGGATGAAAATTAGGTGAATGAACATATGCATGTAACGTATTAACATTCATCATATCTCCTTCATTTGACATTCTTTTTTCCAAAACGAGCTTTTTATTTGTAGTAATTTTATTGTTTTGCAACATATGCTCAGCACACTTTCTAACTTTTGGTGCAAATCTCGTATCACTGCAGATGATGCTATTATTGCGCAGATAATACTCTGTTGCATATTCAATCAATGAGCGTAATAACATGGCTGCAGCAATAGGTAAAGATTTTATTTCTATACTTTTTAACTCTGCAAGTATTTTTGCTGCTTTGCGCTCTTCTATTGGTATTGAAAATGGCACTCTATTTCTAATAAAAAGTTTTTTACGATCTTGCTGATTTTCAGGAATAGGTCTTTGGCTTGGCTTAGGAGGTGGCACATTGTCTTCATCTAATGAATCTTCTTTTGGTTCTTGAACTTGATTGGTATTATCACGCATTGGTTTATTGCTTTCAAGAGTGCTAATCTCTTCTTTTATTGTGCCGTCACCATATATTTCGCATAACTTATCAATATATTCTTTTTGTGCTTCTGCTGCGTTTAAACCACGAGAGTCTAAATTACCACTTTGTATGTCTACAATGATGTGTTTTACTTTGTTTATTGTTGAAGTTGGCTCTTTTATCAATTTAATCTGGTTGCCTTGAAGCTCAAAGCCAATTTGATATAAACGCTCCTTCGACATAAGTCTATCTGCTAATGTGCTGATAGGAAAATTATCATCAAATGTATGGATAATTTTATTCTCTACTGCCCATCTTAGTAAATTTAAAGCTTTTATATTTTGGTTGCGTTCACCAGTTTTTTCACTATATAGGGCTTTTGATATAGCACCCCATTCAACTTGTCCTACGCCATCATTTTTACCGGTATGTTTAAGGTGTAAAAAGCGCAATAAATCACTTTCACTTTTAAATACTGTGATATTGACTTTAGAAGGAAAATTGTGGAGCTTTTTTGATATTTCTTCAAATTTACTAGCAATAGCAGGTGGAGCTTTTCGTGGTTCATGTAGTAGTTTAATAGCTGCTATTCTTCTATTGCCATCTCTAACAATCCATTTGTTCGGTAATGATGGATGTTGAGATGCAATAATTCTTTCTGGATATAAATCATTATCAGCTATATCTTTAGCGAGATTTATAATATCTTGTTCTTTACCATTTAAAATAGCATGTATACATGCATTTTCATCCGGCTGTTCATTTAATCTTGGATTTTGTGTATCTAATATTAAATCGTTAATAGATACTTTTTGTATCTCGTTGAAATCTATTTTTGCCATTAATATTCCTTATATTCAATTTAGCGAGATTATGTGCAGTATTTAATAAAAAATATTATACATAAAATTGTGAAAATTTATTTTGATACGATTAGCTATTACTTCGTTGATATATTTATTAGCTAAGTTATATTAATCAATCTAATCAAATTATGACACAAAACAAGTTATAGTTATAAAATATATATTGTAAAGAAAATTAATGGTGGCATAACATGAATGAAGAAGAGCTAAGAATTAAAATTTATGAATATTTAGGCTTAGAAATCGGGAGCTTACCTTCAGAAAGCGGTAATGATTGGCAACGTGCAGAGAAAGAGGTGCTAGAAGATTATAAGCAAAAAGAGCTTGAGAAAGTAAAAAATATCAAGACAACAGATTACTTAACCATCGATAAGCAATCTGATGAATTTAAAGCTGTTTTAAAATCAACATTTGTTGGTATGCAGAATCTTAAAAGCTTAGCTACAAGTAGAAACGATTTAGAAATTCATGAGATTAATCAATTAATTCTTACTGGAGATAAAGACGTTTTGATCGGTTTGGCTAAGAATCAAAAATTAACTTCAGAACAGATTGATTTAATGATTCCAAGAAGTGTTTATCTTGTCAAAAAACACCTTATTACAAATCAAAATTTAACCGATGATCAAAAGAGTCAATTGCTTATATTAATGAATAAT encodes the following:
- a CDS encoding tyrosine-type recombinase/integrase; the protein is MAKREKTQFSGVYYITTITNDKEDKIYYIRYRDGNNQARELKVGKHSEGVRANYCNQKRNEILTKQRLGEDLPAIAIKKKKHIITLDMAAEKFFKEREMQNKDNAHTQSKYNNWIAPELGKMDIDLIGLEEVRGLQESLVKKEYAAATINFTINLLHAIVNYAIENKLSTTIQNPTKKLKQLKVDNARDRYLTKEECQRLLEAVEDEAVLRLFVRLSLSTGGRLETILSICKKDIDFTNKIIALKDHKNASSYRGFINNDLTSYVNEYCKDLKPNDKLITMPVRTLRRQLSNIFADLFNADLDKNDRKNRVVIHTLRHTFASLLAIQGTPNFYDSKANESPRYQDYSPLREIKPREW
- a CDS encoding DNA adenine methylase, whose protein sequence is MSFFSTSPLRYPGGKGKLGPWLGELMRHNNISGGSYIEPYAGGAGAALYLLFSGYVNHIIINDADKAIYAMWHSIIHKTEYFLQKMNETPVTMDSWYKQKDIINNPESHSLLDYGFAAFFLNRTNISGVVKGGAIGGKQQLGNYKIDARFNKVDLAKRIQRIAGYKNSIEVHNLDALDLIDMISDGKMLKKSMFYFDPPYYVKGSQLYRNHYKHDDHVLIAEKIQALKTPWLVTYDNCEPIKKNISEF